In a genomic window of Paraburkholderia phenazinium:
- the sctT gene encoding type III secretion system export apparatus subunit SctT encodes MNDIFSALPQLGELLVGYITLIGVCSLRLFIVMFIFPPTADGLLQGVVRNAIVLLFSSYVAYGQPASFIESLHGIALLEIGLREGMIGLVIGFAASIVFWVAESAGTYIDDLTGYNNVQITNPTRQEQSTPTATLLGQVATVAFWALGGMTFLLGTLYESYSWWPITSAGPNVSNMLESFVLQQTDTLMQTVAKLAAPMMLILLLVDFAFGFASKSASKLDLMTLSQPVKGAVTVLMLALFVGIFVDQVREQVTVAGLAAEFRELSHTAGKP; translated from the coding sequence GTGAACGATATTTTCTCGGCGCTGCCGCAGCTTGGCGAACTGCTGGTCGGCTATATCACCTTGATCGGGGTCTGCTCGCTGCGCCTCTTTATCGTGATGTTTATCTTTCCGCCCACGGCCGATGGTCTGCTGCAGGGCGTGGTGCGCAATGCCATCGTGCTGCTGTTCAGCTCGTATGTCGCGTATGGGCAGCCCGCGTCGTTTATCGAGTCGCTGCATGGCATCGCGCTGCTCGAAATCGGTCTGCGTGAAGGGATGATCGGTCTGGTGATCGGCTTTGCGGCATCGATCGTGTTCTGGGTCGCCGAGAGCGCCGGCACCTATATCGACGACCTGACCGGCTACAACAACGTGCAGATCACCAACCCGACGCGCCAGGAGCAATCCACGCCCACCGCGACCCTGCTCGGCCAGGTGGCCACGGTGGCGTTCTGGGCGCTGGGCGGCATGACGTTTCTGCTCGGCACGTTGTACGAGTCGTATAGCTGGTGGCCGATTACCTCCGCAGGACCGAACGTCTCGAACATGCTCGAATCGTTTGTCCTGCAGCAGACCGATACGCTGATGCAGACCGTCGCCAAGCTCGCCGCGCCGATGATGCTGATTCTGTTGCTGGTCGACTTCGCCTTTGGTTTTGCATCGAAGTCGGCATCGAAGCTCGATCTGATGACCTTGAGCCAGCCGGTGAAGGGCGCGGTGACGGTGCTGATGCTGGCGCTCTTCGTGGGCATCTTCGTGGACCAGGTGCGCGAGCAGGTGACGGTCGCCGGTCTCGCCGCGGAATTTCGTGAGCTATCGCATACCGCCGGCAAGCCTTGA
- a CDS encoding helix-turn-helix transcriptional regulator translates to MFSMLYFPVVAALATPTPTAEPALANRYLDALLNGKLSAARQQVSRWAEEAGAAEHAPHGLQLHADMQLMLGIEVEAEENYRRSQKLIRSSKHAIRIASCRNAAWQAFFRHRLGTALACFSRVADEPEIEPARAAEAHFGMVCVLQELGRTGEASEALESLTALVERDIDDRHGHWHDVLATLRFDLAVQSEVRSASALGDHVYWQSALSSDRVLRLAHAADTTVDSLREAVSGVRTPLLRGRIDYLKRLRLAACADRDAMGGLHDYLNWAREQGLTDYQRTLRLEIALATLAGAAPHLAHAVLEPLHQIGRNGTTGHRQLEYLYCTAKTRQAQGRAQESLQLYSRYALVAMQCLREDSHVRAPSLNRAAKPSPQLDDVSARLPAKYRRAYGYVLDNLDRRDLSVREVAAEIGVTERALQSAFKNFLGLSPTELIRRQRMERIRAELTEGSYASERGVLSAASKWGVQNRSTLVNGYRKQFHEAPSETLER, encoded by the coding sequence ATGTTCTCGATGCTGTACTTCCCCGTTGTCGCCGCTCTCGCCACACCTACGCCCACTGCCGAGCCGGCGCTTGCCAACCGTTACCTCGATGCCCTGCTCAACGGCAAGCTGAGCGCTGCGCGCCAGCAGGTGAGCCGTTGGGCCGAAGAGGCCGGCGCTGCGGAACACGCGCCGCATGGCCTGCAATTGCATGCGGATATGCAACTGATGCTGGGTATCGAAGTGGAGGCTGAAGAAAACTATCGCCGCTCGCAGAAGCTGATTCGTTCATCGAAGCATGCCATCCGCATTGCTTCGTGCAGGAACGCCGCGTGGCAGGCCTTTTTCCGTCACCGGCTCGGCACCGCGCTGGCGTGCTTCTCGCGCGTCGCGGACGAACCCGAGATCGAGCCGGCGCGCGCGGCCGAAGCGCACTTCGGCATGGTCTGCGTGTTGCAGGAACTCGGCCGCACGGGCGAGGCGAGCGAGGCGCTCGAGAGCCTGACGGCGCTGGTGGAGCGCGATATCGACGACCGCCACGGTCATTGGCACGACGTGCTGGCCACCTTGCGCTTCGATCTCGCGGTGCAGAGCGAGGTGCGTAGCGCGAGCGCGCTAGGCGATCACGTGTACTGGCAGTCGGCGTTGTCGAGCGACCGCGTGCTGCGCCTGGCACACGCCGCCGATACGACCGTCGACAGCTTGCGCGAGGCCGTGTCCGGCGTGCGCACGCCGCTGCTGCGCGGCCGCATCGACTATCTGAAGCGCCTGCGCCTTGCGGCCTGTGCGGACCGCGATGCGATGGGCGGCCTGCACGACTATCTGAACTGGGCGCGCGAGCAAGGCCTCACCGATTATCAGCGCACGCTGCGGCTGGAGATCGCGCTGGCCACGCTGGCCGGCGCGGCGCCTCATCTCGCGCATGCCGTGCTCGAACCGCTGCATCAGATAGGCCGTAACGGCACCACGGGTCACCGCCAGCTCGAGTATCTGTATTGCACGGCCAAGACGCGTCAGGCGCAAGGACGCGCGCAGGAGTCGCTGCAACTCTATAGCCGCTATGCGCTGGTCGCGATGCAGTGTCTGCGCGAGGACTCGCATGTGCGTGCACCGTCGCTCAATCGCGCGGCCAAGCCGTCGCCGCAACTCGATGACGTCAGCGCCCGATTGCCGGCCAAGTATCGCCGTGCCTACGGCTATGTGCTCGACAACCTGGACCGGCGCGACCTCTCGGTGCGCGAAGTCGCCGCGGAAATCGGCGTGACGGAGCGTGCTTTGCAGAGCGCGTTCAAGAACTTCCTGGGACTCTCGCCGACCGAGCTGATCCGGCGTCAACGCATGGAACGCATTCGCGCGGAACTGACGGAAGGCTCGTATGCGAGCGAGCGCGGTGTACTGAGCGCGGCGAGCAAATGGGGCGTGCAGAACCGCTCGACGCTCGTCAACGGTTACCGCAAGCAGTTCCATGAAGCGCCCTCCGAGACGCTCGAACGATAA
- the sctC gene encoding type III secretion system outer membrane ring subunit SctC gives MKSKRLLCAAWLAASLACAAVDPADAAPVRWRSSTVHIAVEGKDLKDVLRDFTASQGVAASIAGNVQGSVTGHFDTSPQRFLDTLASTFGFVWFYDGSVLSISSANDITHQVIKLDHASPADLRAALQTMSIDDTRFPIAYDEAAGTALVNGPPQYVQLVMEVAQRLDDNASRRGGSVIRVFKLKNAWAADHKVKIDDNTITVPGVATVLSNMYHAKQEQGGGSGGNAQNSVSPNMQRLQPMNDVGGNGSGGGLQTLLPPLPSNMPQGQDASLGGLVGNSAPPNFANGGNVGYGSVPGRSQGGGIASGGDLSLPIMQADPTTNSVLIRDTPQRIDQYASLIDKLDTRPKLIEIEAHIIEIDDDVLAQIGVDWRAHNSHVDLQTGNGAQPQNSFSNGQVNPTFGTTTLSDGTTVVDSTPLGGSITAVIGGAGRYLMARINALQSDSKAKIDASPKVATLDNVEAVMDNTTKFFVRVSGYTSADLYSVSTGVSLRVLPMVVTDNGQTRIKLDVHIEDGQLTGQQVDSIPVITSSEINTQAFVGEGDSLLIAGYSTDNNSNGVTGVPGLSKIPLIGALFRYNNDQHTHMERVFLLTPRVLSL, from the coding sequence ATGAAATCGAAGAGGCTACTTTGCGCCGCGTGGCTCGCGGCGTCCCTCGCATGCGCTGCGGTCGATCCGGCCGATGCCGCGCCGGTGCGCTGGCGCAGTTCGACGGTGCATATCGCTGTAGAGGGCAAGGATCTGAAAGACGTATTGCGCGACTTCACGGCGAGCCAGGGGGTGGCCGCTTCGATCGCGGGCAACGTGCAGGGCTCGGTGACGGGGCACTTCGATACGTCGCCGCAACGCTTCCTCGACACGCTTGCGTCGACCTTCGGCTTCGTCTGGTTCTATGACGGCAGCGTGCTGTCGATCAGCAGCGCCAACGACATCACGCATCAGGTGATCAAGCTCGATCATGCCTCGCCCGCGGATCTGCGCGCGGCGCTGCAAACCATGAGCATCGACGATACGCGTTTTCCGATTGCCTATGACGAGGCGGCCGGCACCGCGCTCGTCAACGGACCGCCGCAGTATGTGCAACTGGTGATGGAAGTGGCGCAGCGTCTGGACGACAACGCAAGCCGTCGCGGCGGTTCGGTGATCCGCGTCTTCAAGCTGAAAAACGCCTGGGCCGCGGATCACAAGGTAAAGATCGACGACAACACGATCACGGTGCCGGGTGTCGCCACCGTGCTGTCGAATATGTACCACGCGAAGCAGGAGCAGGGCGGCGGCAGCGGCGGCAATGCACAGAACTCGGTCTCGCCTAACATGCAGCGCCTGCAACCGATGAACGACGTGGGCGGCAACGGTTCCGGCGGTGGCTTGCAGACGTTGTTGCCGCCGCTGCCGTCCAACATGCCGCAGGGGCAGGACGCTTCGCTCGGCGGTCTGGTGGGCAACTCGGCGCCGCCGAACTTTGCGAACGGCGGCAACGTCGGCTACGGCAGCGTGCCGGGCCGCTCGCAGGGCGGCGGGATCGCCAGCGGCGGCGATCTGAGCTTGCCGATCATGCAGGCCGATCCCACCACCAACTCGGTGCTGATCCGCGACACGCCGCAACGCATCGACCAGTACGCGTCGCTGATCGACAAGCTCGATACGCGGCCGAAGCTGATTGAGATCGAGGCGCATATCATCGAAATCGATGACGACGTCCTCGCGCAAATCGGCGTCGACTGGCGCGCGCATAACAGCCATGTGGATTTGCAGACCGGCAACGGCGCGCAGCCGCAGAACAGCTTCTCCAACGGTCAGGTCAACCCGACCTTCGGCACCACGACGCTCTCGGACGGCACGACGGTGGTCGATTCGACGCCGCTCGGCGGCTCGATTACCGCGGTGATCGGCGGTGCGGGGCGTTATCTGATGGCGCGCATCAATGCGCTGCAGAGCGACTCGAAGGCGAAGATCGATGCATCGCCGAAGGTCGCGACGCTCGATAACGTTGAAGCGGTGATGGACAACACCACGAAGTTCTTTGTGCGCGTTTCGGGGTACACGTCGGCGGATCTGTATAGCGTGTCGACTGGCGTGTCGCTGCGTGTGCTGCCGATGGTCGTGACGGACAACGGCCAGACCCGCATCAAGCTCGACGTGCATATCGAGGACGGCCAGTTGACGGGACAGCAGGTGGACAGCATTCCGGTGATCACGAGTAGCGAGATCAACACCCAGGCGTTTGTCGGCGAGGGCGACAGCCTGCTGATCGCCGGCTATAGCACCGACAATAACTCCAATGGTGTGACCGGCGTGCCGGGGCTCTCGAAGATACCGCTGATCGGTGCGCTGTTTCGCTACAACAACGACCAGCATACGCATATGGAGCGGGTCTTCCTGTTGACGCCGCGAGTGCTGAGCTTGTGA
- a CDS encoding response regulator transcription factor: MLKFAVLTTDGNLFNRICQSFSDFSDNAIEYRRFRDDIALSRAITRDNYDAIFVDASNGIDSTHAVVAHRACYDDRRAALIVVGEFADRSSIERAFSEGADDVVLAPFNPGELAARTRLALRRIQSATPPHADDFLSFGRYRLDRRASAVHIDAHSVRLTVREFAIAWLLFSRAGEYVSRRQMAAAIWGGTEDIVGRTLEQHIYKLRKKLDLNGAAGVHLRTRYGHGYRIELTGSAGDGDAQPNASSSADADGDGDAEAAADTADTIDEAQAVGARLPWAIASSWQGAVLPLYSVSETLACVCMPRRG, translated from the coding sequence ATGTTGAAATTCGCCGTGTTGACCACCGACGGCAATCTGTTCAATCGGATTTGCCAGTCCTTTAGCGACTTCAGCGACAACGCCATCGAATACCGGCGCTTTCGCGACGATATCGCGTTGTCGCGAGCGATTACCCGCGACAACTACGACGCGATTTTCGTCGATGCGTCGAACGGTATCGACTCGACCCATGCGGTAGTCGCGCATCGCGCCTGTTATGACGACCGGCGCGCCGCGCTGATTGTGGTGGGCGAGTTTGCCGATCGAAGCAGCATCGAACGTGCGTTCAGCGAAGGGGCGGACGACGTCGTCCTCGCGCCGTTCAATCCCGGCGAACTGGCCGCGCGAACTCGTCTTGCGTTACGCCGCATCCAGTCGGCCACGCCCCCGCACGCGGACGACTTCTTGAGCTTCGGCCGCTATCGGCTCGACCGGCGCGCCAGCGCCGTGCATATCGACGCGCACAGCGTGCGCCTCACCGTGCGCGAGTTCGCGATTGCGTGGCTGCTGTTTTCGCGGGCCGGCGAGTACGTGAGCCGCAGGCAGATGGCCGCTGCGATCTGGGGCGGCACCGAGGATATTGTCGGCCGCACGCTCGAGCAGCATATCTACAAGCTGCGCAAGAAGCTAGATCTGAACGGAGCCGCCGGTGTGCATCTGCGTACGCGCTATGGGCATGGTTACCGCATCGAGCTGACCGGCAGTGCCGGCGACGGCGACGCGCAACCGAACGCGTCTTCAAGCGCAGATGCGGATGGGGATGGGGACGCCGAAGCGGCTGCCGATACGGCTGATACGATTGATGAAGCACAGGCCGTCGGCGCTCGCCTGCCCTGGGCCATCGCGTCGTCATGGCAGGGCGCGGTGCTGCCGCTCTACTCCGTGTCCGAAACGCTAGCTTGCGTGTGCATGCCGCGGCGCGGCTAA
- a CDS encoding CHRD domain-containing protein, whose protein sequence is MLTAMVLSLSLAAPALAVADTLNLKANLLASTEVPPKASDGHGDLTATYDTSTKVLQWKVTYADLTGPASMAHFHGPAPAGKNAPVVIPIPMDKLPSPIEGQATLTPAQESDLLAGNWYFNVHTAKNPGGEIRGQVEQVK, encoded by the coding sequence ATGCTCACGGCTATGGTCTTGTCGCTGAGTCTCGCGGCACCTGCGCTCGCGGTTGCCGACACGCTGAACCTGAAAGCCAACCTGCTTGCCTCGACCGAAGTGCCGCCCAAAGCCAGCGACGGACATGGCGACCTGACGGCCACCTACGACACGTCGACGAAAGTGCTGCAGTGGAAGGTCACCTACGCGGACCTCACCGGCCCGGCCAGCATGGCGCACTTTCATGGCCCGGCACCCGCAGGCAAGAACGCGCCTGTCGTGATTCCGATTCCGATGGACAAGCTGCCCAGCCCGATCGAAGGCCAGGCCACACTCACCCCCGCGCAGGAAAGCGACCTGCTCGCCGGCAACTGGTATTTCAACGTGCATACCGCGAAGAACCCGGGCGGCGAAATTCGCGGCCAGGTCGAACAGGTCAAGTAA
- a CDS encoding response regulator transcription factor, translating into MLKFAVMTTNSNLFNLICQCFGDDTIECCRFHDDVALSRAIYREDYHAILVDAATGIDSTRAVFARRACYGDRRAPLIVVGSFADRDSIERAFEAGADDVVLSPVDRSELAVRTFLALRRFQSTPAAPTEESAALGPYKLDRRAGVVLVNDRIVRLTVREFAIAWLLFSRAGEYVSRRQIAGAIWSSTEDIVGRTLEQHIYKLRKKLELNGSSGVQLRTMYAHGYRIELCDSTVEIDAEATLAARACRALDVHPRDSEAARTAQPWGQYAAFWNLGAPGSASLVANFVATETAHAGSDSSTYASLSIPAALLRNGTRQRR; encoded by the coding sequence ATGTTGAAATTCGCCGTGATGACCACCAACAGCAATCTGTTCAATCTGATATGCCAGTGCTTTGGAGACGACACGATCGAGTGCTGCCGTTTTCATGACGACGTGGCGTTGTCGCGAGCGATCTATCGCGAGGACTATCACGCGATCCTCGTCGACGCGGCCACCGGCATCGATTCGACCCGCGCCGTGTTCGCCCGCCGTGCCTGTTATGGCGACCGGCGAGCACCCTTGATCGTGGTGGGCTCCTTCGCCGATCGCGACAGCATCGAGCGCGCCTTCGAGGCGGGCGCCGACGATGTGGTGCTGTCGCCGGTGGATCGCAGCGAACTGGCCGTGCGTACCTTTCTCGCACTGCGCCGCTTCCAGTCGACGCCCGCCGCGCCCACCGAAGAATCGGCCGCACTGGGTCCCTACAAGCTCGACCGGCGTGCGGGCGTGGTGCTCGTCAACGACCGCATCGTGCGTCTCACGGTGCGCGAGTTTGCGATTGCGTGGCTGCTGTTCTCGCGAGCGGGCGAGTATGTGAGCCGGCGGCAGATTGCCGGCGCAATCTGGAGCAGCACGGAGGACATCGTCGGCCGCACGCTCGAACAGCATATCTACAAGCTGCGCAAGAAGCTGGAATTGAACGGCAGTTCGGGCGTGCAATTGCGGACCATGTATGCGCACGGCTACCGGATCGAGCTCTGCGATTCGACGGTGGAGATCGACGCCGAAGCAACGCTCGCCGCTCGCGCCTGCCGCGCTCTGGACGTTCATCCGCGCGACAGCGAAGCCGCCCGCACCGCCCAGCCGTGGGGGCAATATGCGGCGTTCTGGAACCTCGGCGCTCCGGGTTCCGCGAGCCTCGTGGCGAACTTCGTCGCCACGGAAACCGCCCATGCGGGCAGCGACAGCAGCACGTACGCCTCGCTTTCCATCCCCGCCGCCTTGCTGCGCAACGGCACACGACAGCGCCGCTAG
- a CDS encoding aromatic ring-hydroxylating dioxygenase subunit alpha, with product MSFLLNAWYVAAFAHEVRADAPFARTLLGRPVVLYRDAAQRAIALDDRCAHRFAPLSKGRVVDGALECPYHGLRFGASGQCVHNPHGDGRVPAGAHVRTYPAIERYGAVWFWPGDPQRADASLLPSFPFVDPDTALMQDGYLLTRAHYQLSADNLLDLSHFQFLHPDTLGSEAIARGEVQSGSLGDTVWVRRLAHDEVLPPFVANGFGIPPGTRVDRWMDVRWTPPGLLSIMVGVTPAGMPREAGLIAPSAHWLTPETERTTHYFFAFGLPKEMGEAGRELVRYAVDGLMKPFEQEDLPMLEAQQRNLGDNDFWALQPALLPLDAGAIRARRVMERLLAEERAAGVAGVAQGPVSQMPGQTPASETAATQTVPVESLRRSSCAAA from the coding sequence ATGTCCTTCCTGTTGAATGCGTGGTATGTCGCTGCCTTTGCGCACGAGGTGCGCGCCGATGCGCCGTTTGCGCGCACGCTGCTCGGGCGGCCGGTGGTGTTGTATCGCGATGCCGCGCAACGCGCGATCGCGCTCGACGATCGTTGCGCGCATCGCTTCGCGCCGCTTTCCAAAGGGCGCGTCGTTGACGGTGCGCTCGAATGTCCGTATCACGGCCTGCGCTTCGGCGCGTCCGGACAGTGCGTGCACAATCCGCACGGCGATGGGCGCGTGCCGGCCGGCGCACATGTGCGGACCTATCCGGCTATCGAGCGTTACGGCGCGGTCTGGTTCTGGCCGGGCGATCCGCAACGTGCCGATGCGTCGCTGCTGCCGTCGTTTCCATTTGTAGATCCCGACACGGCGCTTATGCAGGATGGCTATCTGCTCACGCGTGCTCACTACCAGTTGAGTGCCGACAACCTGCTCGATCTGAGTCACTTCCAGTTTCTGCATCCCGATACGTTGGGCAGCGAAGCGATTGCGCGCGGCGAGGTGCAGTCCGGCAGTCTCGGCGATACGGTCTGGGTGCGCCGGCTTGCGCACGACGAAGTGTTGCCGCCGTTCGTCGCGAATGGCTTTGGCATTCCGCCCGGCACGCGAGTCGACCGCTGGATGGATGTGCGCTGGACCCCACCTGGTCTGCTGTCGATCATGGTGGGCGTCACGCCGGCGGGCATGCCTCGCGAGGCGGGGCTGATCGCGCCGTCGGCGCATTGGCTCACGCCCGAGACCGAGCGGACCACGCACTATTTCTTTGCCTTCGGCTTGCCCAAGGAGATGGGCGAGGCGGGCCGCGAGCTGGTGCGGTATGCGGTGGATGGCTTGATGAAACCGTTCGAGCAGGAAGACCTGCCGATGCTCGAAGCGCAGCAACGCAATCTGGGCGACAACGATTTCTGGGCGCTGCAACCGGCCTTGCTGCCGCTCGACGCGGGCGCGATTCGCGCTCGCCGGGTGATGGAGCGATTGCTGGCGGAGGAGCGTGCGGCTGGTGTAGCCGGTGTGGCGCAGGGGCCGGTTAGTCAAATGCCTGGGCAGACGCCCGCGAGTGAGACAGCGGCGACGCAGACGGTGCCGGTCGAATCGCTGCGCCGTTCTTCGTGCGCGGCGGCGTAG
- the menD gene encoding 2-succinyl-5-enolpyruvyl-6-hydroxy-3-cyclohexene-1-carboxylic-acid synthase encodes MAAVLESRVAAGSLNAVWVEGIADALSAAGVRHAVLCPGGRASAMCLALDAHAGIAVELVSTDERSGAFAALGMAKATGTPVAIVTTSGSAMANVLPALIEADACDIPLVVLTCDRPRALRGAGFGQMADHLGATRAFVRAQADLDDPFDSAAAFEAARTLLNRALAAMHGVCRSDVAVLALRPLRVDEHPSPVRAAPGPVHVNVPLAGVYDATETHPVSADTVIVAREQRAFGIPAAALREAQATPASIVGRVMASVRGRRRERSIDAGLDGLIVVGPEPGVSLEAIFRFATATGFPVLADAGSGLRAGPAALAPAQAARGAPGALIVNAFDVLGGSARMADARPDLIVRFGLAPVLPLLHTYLEALADVPAIKIAPHRVAHDYLHQALDPRDVLVAPTTVELGEMARALGDAVRGHLTGAAAASATVDVSCPVAFAWRDRWASVASYGARERRACVAKLGWGEVAAAHQLFAATGFGFVHIGNSMSMRHADIGYDVRAEPQDVYVNRGVSGIDGTLSTFIGEALVRRDAGLLVLGDQAVIHDLSALASAQRVTTPACVCVVDNGGGAIFDFLPIAQSPAYGRTIRNPYRIDIAALAQGFGLTHRRVASREALRDALEASRQHAGVTIVEIAVDAFSGMEQMQLLAQALGAD; translated from the coding sequence GTGGCGGCCGTCCTCGAGTCGCGCGTCGCGGCCGGATCGCTGAACGCGGTATGGGTGGAGGGTATTGCCGATGCGCTCAGCGCGGCGGGCGTGCGCCATGCCGTGCTGTGTCCAGGCGGACGGGCGAGCGCGATGTGCCTTGCTCTCGACGCGCATGCCGGCATCGCGGTCGAGCTGGTCAGCACCGACGAGCGCAGCGGCGCCTTCGCGGCGCTCGGCATGGCGAAGGCCACCGGCACGCCGGTGGCGATCGTCACGACTTCCGGTTCAGCAATGGCGAATGTTTTGCCGGCGCTGATCGAAGCCGATGCGTGCGATATTCCGCTCGTCGTGCTGACCTGCGACCGGCCGCGTGCTTTGCGCGGCGCAGGCTTCGGACAGATGGCCGATCATCTCGGCGCAACGCGTGCCTTCGTGCGGGCGCAGGCCGATCTCGACGATCCCTTTGATTCTGCGGCTGCGTTTGAGGCTGCACGTACGCTGTTAAACCGCGCGCTGGCCGCAATGCATGGCGTGTGCCGAAGCGATGTGGCGGTGCTGGCTTTACGCCCTTTACGCGTCGACGAGCATCCGTCTCCTGTGCGTGCGGCGCCTGGCCCGGTGCATGTGAATGTGCCGCTTGCCGGGGTCTACGACGCCACCGAAACTCATCCCGTCTCCGCCGATACGGTGATAGTCGCGCGCGAGCAGCGCGCGTTCGGGATTCCCGCAGCAGCGCTGCGCGAAGCTCAGGCGACGCCTGCTTCGATCGTCGGGCGTGTGATGGCGAGCGTGCGGGGCAGGCGGCGCGAGCGATCGATTGACGCTGGACTCGACGGTCTGATCGTCGTGGGACCGGAGCCGGGCGTATCGCTCGAGGCGATCTTCAGGTTCGCTACGGCGACGGGATTTCCGGTCCTCGCGGATGCCGGCAGCGGCCTGCGCGCGGGACCCGCGGCGCTGGCGCCGGCGCAGGCCGCTCGTGGTGCGCCGGGGGCGTTGATCGTCAATGCATTCGACGTGCTGGGCGGCAGTGCGCGTATGGCCGATGCTCGGCCGGACCTGATCGTCCGCTTTGGCCTCGCGCCGGTGCTGCCTTTGCTGCATACGTATCTCGAAGCGCTGGCCGATGTGCCCGCGATCAAGATCGCGCCGCATCGTGTGGCGCATGATTATCTGCATCAGGCGCTCGATCCGCGCGATGTGCTGGTTGCGCCCACAACGGTCGAGTTGGGTGAGATGGCGCGTGCGCTGGGTGACGCGGTGCGCGGGCATTTGACCGGTGCAGCAGCGGCGTCCGCTACGGTAGATGTATCGTGCCCGGTCGCTTTCGCGTGGCGCGACCGGTGGGCCAGCGTCGCCAGCTATGGTGCACGCGAGCGGCGCGCCTGTGTCGCGAAGCTCGGCTGGGGCGAAGTAGCGGCGGCTCATCAACTCTTCGCTGCAACGGGCTTTGGGTTTGTGCATATCGGCAACTCGATGTCGATGCGGCACGCCGATATCGGCTATGACGTCCGCGCTGAACCGCAGGACGTCTATGTCAATCGCGGCGTGAGCGGCATCGACGGCACGCTGTCCACGTTTATCGGCGAAGCGCTCGTGCGGCGCGATGCAGGTTTGCTTGTGCTAGGCGATCAGGCGGTGATTCACGATCTGTCGGCGTTAGCCAGTGCGCAACGGGTGACGACGCCCGCCTGCGTATGCGTGGTCGATAACGGTGGCGGGGCGATTTTCGACTTTTTGCCGATTGCGCAGTCGCCGGCGTATGGACGGACGATTCGCAATCCTTACCGGATCGATATTGCTGCGTTGGCGCAGGGTTTTGGATTGACGCATCGGCGTGTTGCAAGCCGTGAAGCGCTGCGCGACGCACTCGAAGCATCGCGCCAACACGCGGGCGTGACGATTGTCGAAATCGCCGTCGACGCTTTTTCCGGCATGGAGCAAATGCAGTTGCTCGCGCAAGCATTGGGAGCGGACTGA